In the genome of Bacillus thuringiensis, the window GAAGAGGACCTTTCAATGCACCGATTGCTGCTGTAATACCAGAATATACATCTGAAAGTGTAGCTACGCAAACACGTGCAGTAAATGTAGAAGCGTTTAACTCATGATCCGCATGAAGTACAAGCGCCTTATCAAAAGCTTCAATTTCAACTTCATTTGGCTCGCGATCATTTAACATGTACAAGAAGTTTGCAGCTAATGATAAATCTTTTCTTGGCTCAACAATATCTAAACCTTTACGGATTCTCGCGTAAGCAGCAACTAAAGTTCCCACTTGAGCCTGTAATTTAACCGCTTTCAAATAATTAGACTTTTCATCCATAATTTCAGCGCTCTCATCGTATAATGATAGCATGGAAATTGCAGTTCGTAAAACAGACATCGGATGTGCAATTTTTAAATCTACTTGTTTCAAATATGTTAAAATCTCACCTGGAACTTTATAGTATTCAGATACAATTTCATTAAATTCCGCTAGTTCTTTTTCATTAGGAAGCTTGCGGTGCCATAATAAGTACACTACTTCTTCAAACGTAGCATTCTCAGCTAAATCATCAATATTATACCCAACATAAGTTAATGTATCATCAATAATAGAGCTCACAGATGATGTTGTTGCTACTACCCCTTCTAAACCTCGAATAACAGTCATGACATTCTCTCCTTTTCCTGAAAATTCTCCCAACCTTGCTCCTTATATCTATTTGCTCCCCTTATGAATTATGAACGCCCGTTCACTCTTTAGGCAAGCAAAATGCACGATCATGCAAATTTGTTGCGATGTTCCCCTCTTATTGTCCATTGTTTACATGGAAAGCATGAGCGTGAATGTCTCCCCGAATCCTCACGCTCAAAACAACAAGTTAGTGAGGAAAATAAATTCCGAAGAGTTTTATGATAAAAACAACATAAAACAATATCATTATAAAATTGTTTTATGTTGTTTTTATTTTATCTGGTGTAAAGTCTCTGCTGTTATGTAACTTTTCAAAGTTTCTAATCCTATTATAAACAATTATCTGACTTTTGTGAACAGAAAGAATTCAAAAATTTTATATTACTATAAAATTTCTTATTTAAACATCTGTATAATACTCATAACCGCATAGGCAATTCCAGCCCCAATTAAAGGCCCTACAGCAACCCCATTAAATAACGCGACCGCTATAATTGTCCCAAAAACAAGCGCAGTTGTAATATGAGGATCCGTCGTCAATAATTGTACGCCGCCTTTTGCTAACAAAGCGACTGCTACACCTGAAGCTAAAGCAATCCACGCATAATACGATTTCGCTGCTTCTCCAAGTTGTTTAAAACCTATTTCCCCCGTCGCAATCGGTACTAGCACCGCTATTGTAATGACCGTTACACCTAGGTTAATTCCTTTCGTTTGTAAATAAGGAAAGACCTTATCTCCTAAAAACGTAAACTTCAATAAAAATAACACACCAATGGCTACAGTAAGCGATTGGTTTTTAGCAATAAGTCCTATAATAAGTAGTATGAATAAAAATAAAGTTGACTGACTAATCATGTTTGCACTTCCTTTCTGAAAATAATGAACTCATTTCCAAACAAAAATACCTTTAAACCTATCGTTATACATGCTATACAGATGCCTATTTATCGATAACACCTTCAATTTTTTATGCATTTTACAATTAAAAAAAGAGACTTTCTCCAAAAAAATTTAAGCATGTATACATTTTTGAAAACAGTCGTCTCTTCTTTCTTTTCTAATAAGAAACAGGTAAAATAAAAAGAAGAGAAAATGAAGTTTTTACCATATAGTAGTAGCATCACCAACAGGCTTTCACAGCCATTCATATACCGAAAAAAGCAGGCTAAATCCATCATTCCACTATAACATAAAGTAAAACTTTAATCAGTTGGGCATCTTCCGCTGATTATTGACCTTCACCAATTGGGCTTTGGCGGGAGATTTACTGCCGATAAAGTGAGACTTTAATCAGCAGAGCACGCTAGTTATAAGTTGAACGAATTAGGATAATCCAAATCGGAATGGGAGGTATACATCTTTGAACCGAAACTTACTATATATGATATTGCGACTCATATTTGTCATTGTAGCAACGGTAGCTGGGTTTTATGTCTTACTATACATGTCAGGGCTTATCTATCCTTTTATTATCGCTTTTGCATTTGCTTATTTGATTAATCCTGTCGTCAATTTCCTTAATCAAAAACTACAATTTCCTCGTGCACTAGCAGTACTCGTTAGCTTAATTCTCGTATTTGGAGCTATCGTTGGACTTGTTACATATCTTGTAACTGAAGCAATATCTGCCACAACATACTTACTACAACTTGTTACAGTAAAGTTTCCAGATATCGTTACATTCGCTCAGCAATTTGCACTTAATCATATTATGCCTCTCTACGATGATTTAATCTCTAAATTTAATCATCTTGGAGAACCCCAGCGCTATACAATTACACAAAACATTCAAAACTTAGGAACAGAAGCAACGACACAAATGAAAGAACTTTTAACCGCCATTATAAGCGGGTTAACGAATTTCATTAGTGCACTGCCGACAACTTTAACTGTCCTTGTATTCATTTTATTAGCCACTTTCTTCATTAGTTACGATTGGCACCGTCTTGCTCAGAAAGCAAGAAAGTTACTACCAAATCGTGTACATGGATACGGAAAAACTATTTTTGTCGACTTAAAAAAAGCTTTGTTTGGTTTTGTGAAAGCACAACTTACACTCGTATCTATGACAACCGTCATTGTACTGATCGGACTTTTAATATTACGCGTACCATACGCCATTACTATTGCGATTATTACAGGAGTTGTAGATTTACTACCCTATTTAGGCACAGGCGCAGTCTTCGTTCCATGGGTTATATACGTATTTTTCACTGGCGATACCGCATTCGCCATTGGTCTTCTCATTTTATACATCGTCGTGATTGTCCAAAGACAAATTATGGAGCCGAAAGTACTTTCATCTAACATCGGTCTCGATCCATTAGCAACACTCGTCGCTCTATTTGTCGGCTTTAAGCTTTTTGGCTTTTTAGGATTAATCATCGGTCCAGTCACCTTAGTACTACTTAATACATTACACAAAGCTAATGTCTTCCATGACTTGTGGAAATATATTAAAGGTTCACCTTCAAAATAACAGTTTCTAATCCATACAAAAAACCAAGTTGTAATCAGTGGGAATTTTCCACTGATTATTCCTTTCACTTATTTTTCACACTACTCACACGCAACAAGAGCATTACCCAGAAAAAGGATAATTCTCTTGTTTTTTTGCATAAAAAACACATTTCCTAACTGAAAATACATTTTTATTCTATTTTATCTATAATTATTACTTACATTTATTACTTTTTATGTAAATGAATAAATATACAAAACTGCATAAAATAAGACTCCAACTAACAATTCCCACCTTTTACATGAATTCTTTACACCAATCGCTCCTTTATATACGAAAGCAAAACTTTAATTTAGCTGCATTTCGCACCATCTTATTCATCCAAATTAATAGCATTAAAAAATCACATGTTTAATCGAAGCACAACAAGAGTTCAAACGAAAATTATATAGCAAATATAATAAGCAGACGTTTTGTTCATCCCCCCACATCAAACACTTACGAGCATCCCAGCTTTGAGATAGAAATTCCACACCCTACAAATAACGCGGTAAAGCAAAGCGGCCCTCTCCTCTTACAAGACAAAAAAATAGCACTTAGATCGTTATAATCTAAGTGCTACTTCTGAATGATAATAGTAGAGTTCTTTCTAAACTTCCATTCCATCCACTTCATAACAAGCGGC includes:
- the citZ gene encoding citrate synthase — protein: MGEFSGKGENVMTVIRGLEGVVATTSSVSSIIDDTLTYVGYNIDDLAENATFEEVVYLLWHRKLPNEKELAEFNEIVSEYYKVPGEILTYLKQVDLKIAHPMSVLRTAISMLSLYDESAEIMDEKSNYLKAVKLQAQVGTLVAAYARIRKGLDIVEPRKDLSLAANFLYMLNDREPNEVEIEAFDKALVLHADHELNASTFTARVCVATLSDVYSGITAAIGALKGPLHGGANENVMKMLTEIGEEENVESYIHNALQNKVKIMGFGHRVYEQGDPRAKHLREMSKRLCVLLGEDKWYNMSIKIEDIVTKEKGLPPNVDFYSASVYHCLGIDHDLFTPIFAISRMSGWLAHILEQYENNRLIRPRADYNGPTHQVYVPIAQR
- a CDS encoding DUF441 domain-containing protein; protein product: MISQSTLFLFILLIIGLIAKNQSLTVAIGVLFLLKFTFLGDKVFPYLQTKGINLGVTVITIAVLVPIATGEIGFKQLGEAAKSYYAWIALASGVAVALLAKGGVQLLTTDPHITTALVFGTIIAVALFNGVAVGPLIGAGIAYAVMSIIQMFK
- the ytvI gene encoding sporulation integral membrane protein YtvI, with amino-acid sequence MNRNLLYMILRLIFVIVATVAGFYVLLYMSGLIYPFIIAFAFAYLINPVVNFLNQKLQFPRALAVLVSLILVFGAIVGLVTYLVTEAISATTYLLQLVTVKFPDIVTFAQQFALNHIMPLYDDLISKFNHLGEPQRYTITQNIQNLGTEATTQMKELLTAIISGLTNFISALPTTLTVLVFILLATFFISYDWHRLAQKARKLLPNRVHGYGKTIFVDLKKALFGFVKAQLTLVSMTTVIVLIGLLILRVPYAITIAIITGVVDLLPYLGTGAVFVPWVIYVFFTGDTAFAIGLLILYIVVIVQRQIMEPKVLSSNIGLDPLATLVALFVGFKLFGFLGLIIGPVTLVLLNTLHKANVFHDLWKYIKGSPSK